The following proteins come from a genomic window of Paenibacillus swuensis:
- a CDS encoding aldo/keto reductase — protein MSTPIQPVVLRRFGNSELQWSPLGLGCWQFSKGRGMVGGFWPNLDSKIIQDIVRTSITGGINWFDTAEVYGKGESEQALAAALNALHASEKEAHIATKWWPAFRTAGNIPATIEQRIQALSGRTIDLYQIHQPFSFSTVSAEMREMAKLAQAGKIRHVGVSNFNAKQMIQADRTLKEFGLRLVSNQVKYSMLDRRIERNGVMDAAKELGVAIIAYSPLEQGILSGKFHKDPSLVKNIVGPRKWFSGFKAERMQQTRPLIDRLDELASTYNASVSQVALNWTVHAHGETVFAIPGASKVSHAEDNVKAMRFRLTREEIQELNEMSLSYGK, from the coding sequence ATGTCTACTCCAATACAGCCCGTTGTTCTTCGGAGATTTGGAAACTCCGAGCTGCAATGGTCGCCGCTGGGACTGGGATGCTGGCAATTCAGCAAAGGCCGTGGGATGGTCGGAGGATTCTGGCCGAACCTGGACAGCAAGATCATCCAGGATATTGTCCGCACCAGCATCACAGGAGGCATCAACTGGTTTGATACAGCTGAGGTTTACGGCAAGGGAGAGTCGGAACAAGCGCTTGCCGCTGCCTTAAACGCCCTCCATGCTTCGGAAAAGGAAGCCCATATTGCCACGAAATGGTGGCCGGCCTTCCGTACCGCCGGGAACATCCCCGCCACCATTGAGCAGAGAATCCAGGCACTAAGCGGCCGGACTATAGATTTGTATCAAATTCATCAGCCGTTTTCCTTCTCCACCGTCAGCGCGGAGATGCGCGAAATGGCCAAACTGGCTCAGGCCGGCAAGATTCGCCATGTCGGCGTCAGCAACTTCAACGCGAAACAGATGATTCAAGCGGACAGGACATTGAAGGAATTCGGTCTTCGCCTTGTGTCCAACCAAGTCAAATACAGCATGCTGGACCGCAGAATTGAGCGCAACGGCGTCATGGATGCGGCCAAGGAGTTGGGCGTGGCCATTATCGCCTATTCACCGCTTGAACAAGGCATCCTGAGCGGTAAATTCCATAAAGATCCTTCCTTGGTGAAGAATATTGTCGGGCCCCGCAAGTGGTTCTCGGGCTTTAAGGCGGAGCGCATGCAACAGACACGTCCGCTGATTGATCGTCTGGATGAACTGGCGAGCACCTACAACGCTTCGGTCAGCCAGGTCGCGCTCAACTGGACCGTGCACGCCCACGGCGAAACGGTATTCGCGATTCCCGGCGCATCTAAAGTGTCCCATGCGGAAGATAACGTAAAGGCGATGCGTTTCCGGCTGACCCGTGAAGAAATCCAGGAATTAAACGAGATGTCCCTCTCTTACGGAAAATAG
- the cls gene encoding cardiolipin synthase, whose protein sequence is MTLWNQLSTYLPIINIVFAVPIIFLERRNAAVTWAWLMVLFFIPFFGFILYLLFGQNLSRRKIYRIKKLQRLLIENSVEHQKVSIKSGEAEYNDPAMQDYSDMMYMNLVKSQAIYSQNNEVEVFVDGKTKFSALFRDMEAATDHIHIIYYIIQNDDLGRKLTRALEQKAREGVEVRLMYDAIGSLSLPKHFFDDLKAAGGQVAAFFPSKIPYFNLRLNYRNHRKIAIFDGITGYIGGFNVGNEYLGKDEYFGFWRDTHLRVQGGAVHQLQTLFLMDWNLATPGMNSLESRYFPAVDVDSEGTTGMQIVSSGPHSETEQIKNAYIKMIHSAKKSIYLQTPYFIPDESLITALNIAAASGVDVKIMLPSQPDHKLVYWASFSYLGELLNAGVRCFLYEKGFLHAKTMVVDGKIASVGTANIDIRSFKLNFEVNALVYDTEIAGNLKAIFEEDMTHSVELSAEAYGNRSHGAKIKESFVRLLSPIL, encoded by the coding sequence ATGACGCTTTGGAACCAATTGTCCACCTATCTACCGATTATCAATATCGTGTTTGCGGTCCCCATCATCTTCCTGGAACGCCGGAATGCCGCGGTTACCTGGGCGTGGTTAATGGTGTTGTTCTTTATTCCGTTCTTTGGGTTTATCCTGTATCTACTGTTCGGTCAGAACCTCAGCCGCCGCAAAATCTACAGAATCAAGAAGCTGCAACGCCTCCTTATCGAGAATTCCGTAGAGCATCAGAAGGTGTCGATCAAGAGCGGAGAAGCCGAATACAACGATCCCGCCATGCAGGATTACAGCGACATGATGTACATGAATCTGGTGAAAAGCCAGGCCATCTATTCCCAGAATAATGAGGTTGAAGTGTTTGTGGACGGGAAGACGAAGTTTAGCGCCCTGTTCAGAGACATGGAGGCCGCGACGGATCATATTCACATCATTTATTATATTATTCAAAATGACGACCTCGGACGCAAGCTGACCCGCGCCCTGGAGCAGAAAGCCCGAGAGGGCGTGGAAGTGCGTCTGATGTATGACGCCATCGGAAGTCTCAGCCTGCCGAAACATTTCTTCGACGATCTGAAAGCCGCGGGCGGACAAGTTGCCGCCTTCTTCCCATCGAAAATCCCTTATTTCAATCTTAGATTAAACTATCGGAATCATCGTAAAATCGCTATTTTTGACGGAATAACTGGTTATATCGGAGGTTTTAACGTCGGGAATGAGTATCTCGGCAAGGATGAATACTTCGGATTTTGGCGGGATACGCATCTGCGCGTGCAAGGGGGGGCGGTGCATCAGCTGCAGACCTTGTTTCTTATGGACTGGAATTTAGCGACACCCGGTATGAACAGCTTGGAGAGTCGATATTTCCCGGCCGTGGATGTGGACTCGGAAGGAACAACAGGTATGCAGATCGTTTCCAGCGGGCCGCACTCCGAAACCGAGCAAATCAAGAACGCGTATATCAAGATGATCCACTCGGCGAAGAAGAGCATTTATTTGCAGACGCCTTATTTTATACCCGATGAGAGTTTGATTACCGCGCTTAACATAGCCGCCGCCTCGGGTGTCGATGTGAAGATTATGCTGCCGAGTCAGCCGGACCACAAGTTGGTTTATTGGGCTTCGTTCTCATATTTGGGGGAGTTGCTCAACGCGGGGGTGCGGTGTTTCCTGTATGAAAAAGGCTTCCTTCACGCCAAAACGATGGTCGTAGACGGCAAAATCGCCTCCGTCGGAACCGCGAATATCGATATTCGCAGCTTTAAGTTAAATTTCGAGGTGAACGCGTTGGTGTATGACACGGAAATCGCGGGGAATTTGAAGGCGATCTTCGAAGAGGACATGACGCATTCCGTGGAACTGTCCGCTGAAGCTTACGGAAATCGTTCACACGGGGCGAAGATTAAAGAATCCTTCGTCCGGTTGCTGTCTCCGATCCTATAA
- a CDS encoding ABC transporter ATP-binding protein, which yields MQDDNQQLEQMPKGATGRFIRLVRQAKPSGWLIAAAATLSLAGTVASLFVPMFTKDLIDGFSMDSINRTQVIILVSAALAQALAAGFSIYLLNRLGQHVVANIRDRLWKKLLVLPIPYYDNHQTGDTISRMTNDTAVVKGLVSDHTASFLTGIISILGSVTILLFLDWRMTLVLLAAVPLTIGIMVPLGRRMVKIARSTQHETASFTAVLSQVLSEIRLVKSSGAEDIEYRRGHEGISKLFGYGVREGRVQAMVAPLMSFVIMMLLVVIIGYGGVRVASGALTAGELVAFLLYLFQIIFPISQVSTFFTQLQKTVGATERIIATLEVPEEDPHAGKEVLDASQPIRVEGLSFRYAEEGEPIVSDLTFTIPTGKVTAIVGPSGGGKTTLFSLLERYYTPTQGVIRLGADAIDTFSLKSWRSQIGYVSQESPILAGTIRYNIAYGLEREVSEEELRRAAEMAYADLFIRELPEGYETEVGERGIKLSGGQRQRIGIARALLRNPNILMLDEATSALDSQSEGVVQQALSNLMAGRTTLVIAHRLSTVVDADQIIFIEKGRITGSGTHEQLLESHDLYREFATQQLRLNEIGNEADSQ from the coding sequence ATGCAAGACGATAATCAACAGCTCGAGCAGATGCCGAAAGGAGCGACCGGCCGATTTATCCGCTTGGTCCGGCAGGCCAAGCCTTCAGGCTGGCTGATCGCCGCCGCGGCGACATTAAGTCTGGCGGGAACGGTCGCCAGCTTGTTCGTGCCGATGTTCACGAAGGATCTGATTGACGGTTTCTCGATGGACTCCATCAACCGGACACAGGTCATCATCCTGGTTTCCGCCGCATTGGCCCAAGCGCTGGCGGCGGGTTTCTCCATCTACCTGCTCAACCGGCTAGGTCAACATGTCGTGGCGAACATTCGCGACCGGCTGTGGAAGAAGCTGCTGGTGCTGCCGATTCCCTACTATGACAATCATCAGACCGGCGATACGATCTCGCGAATGACGAATGATACCGCAGTTGTCAAAGGGCTCGTGTCCGATCATACGGCTTCGTTCCTGACCGGAATCATCTCTATCCTCGGTTCCGTAACGATTCTGCTGTTTCTCGACTGGCGCATGACGCTAGTGCTGTTAGCGGCCGTTCCGCTCACGATCGGCATCATGGTGCCCCTCGGCCGCCGCATGGTGAAGATTGCCCGCAGTACACAGCACGAAACCGCAAGTTTTACCGCGGTGCTCAGTCAGGTGCTGTCAGAAATCCGGCTGGTGAAATCGTCCGGGGCGGAGGATATTGAGTATCGGCGCGGTCATGAAGGGATATCGAAGCTGTTCGGGTACGGTGTGCGCGAAGGCAGGGTGCAAGCGATGGTAGCGCCCCTCATGTCGTTCGTGATCATGATGCTACTGGTCGTCATTATCGGCTACGGCGGCGTGCGCGTCGCTTCCGGCGCTTTAACGGCGGGTGAGCTGGTGGCGTTCCTGTTGTACTTGTTTCAGATTATCTTCCCGATCAGTCAGGTGAGCACCTTCTTCACCCAGTTGCAAAAAACCGTAGGCGCGACCGAACGCATCATCGCGACGCTGGAAGTGCCCGAAGAGGATCCCCATGCCGGGAAAGAAGTGTTGGATGCCTCGCAGCCGATCCGTGTGGAGGGACTCTCGTTCCGATACGCCGAAGAAGGCGAGCCGATTGTGAGCGACCTCACATTCACCATTCCGACAGGGAAAGTGACCGCGATTGTCGGTCCGAGCGGCGGCGGGAAAACGACGTTGTTCTCGTTGCTCGAGAGGTACTACACGCCGACGCAGGGAGTGATTCGACTCGGTGCGGACGCGATCGACACCTTCTCCCTGAAATCCTGGCGTTCGCAGATCGGGTATGTGTCGCAGGAGAGTCCGATTCTGGCCGGAACGATTCGTTATAATATCGCTTATGGCTTGGAGCGCGAGGTTAGTGAAGAGGAGCTGCGGAGAGCGGCCGAAATGGCTTACGCGGACCTGTTTATCCGCGAGTTGCCGGAAGGCTACGAGACCGAAGTGGGCGAACGGGGCATCAAACTGTCCGGCGGGCAGCGCCAACGGATCGGGATCGCGCGGGCGTTGTTGCGGAACCCCAACATCTTAATGTTGGACGAGGCTACATCCGCGCTGGACAGCCAATCCGAAGGCGTGGTGCAGCAGGCGCTAAGCAATTTGATGGCGGGCCGGACGACGTTGGTCATCGCGCACCGATTGTCGACGGTCGTGGATGCGGACCAGATCATCTTCATCGAAAAAGGACGGATTACCGGTTCCGGCACCCATGAGCAATTGTTGGAGTCGCATGACTTGTACCGGGAATTTGCAACTCAGCAGCTACGGCTGAATGAGATTGGCAATGAAGCGGATAGCCAATGA
- a CDS encoding GAF domain-containing sensor histidine kinase, with protein sequence MNANIHTDIMKNSETIFEAAERILTTASRLIRANTFCVASNDTIFSHVFKSFNRDVSIIDEGAVLPYNEAYCHLVIEKKKGILHIEDNFLHPYTKDMNVTQAIGSLSFVGVPIVNKEGQVFGTLCAFDHNHYPFSSEDLELLGSLAVYFSYAVDMDNQIVQLQKAEAEASRTLQEKANLLAFMGHEIRNPMNGIMGMAALLNDTELNEEQSEYTKLLLKSGDSLLSVMNDLLNYSRIDASEMELDLIELNIRVELNELMQLFAKEAQRKGIHLNCTVAPDMPDVLTADVNKLRQILTNLLGNAVKFTENGEIRVSVSWQRNENENQLLISVSDTGIGIPPSAMPRLFEPFAQFHSQADYGGTGLGLAICKRLVERMSGSIQLQEKVGPGTEFTFSIRVHVPVLA encoded by the coding sequence ATGAACGCTAATATACACACGGACATTATGAAAAATTCCGAAACGATATTTGAAGCGGCTGAACGGATTTTGACAACCGCGAGCAGGCTGATTAGAGCAAATACGTTTTGTGTAGCCAGCAATGATACCATTTTCAGTCATGTGTTCAAGTCGTTTAATCGGGATGTATCGATTATCGATGAGGGCGCTGTACTTCCATATAATGAAGCCTATTGTCATCTGGTCATCGAAAAGAAAAAAGGCATTCTCCATATCGAAGACAATTTTCTGCATCCTTATACGAAAGACATGAACGTAACGCAAGCCATAGGGAGCTTATCTTTCGTTGGCGTTCCTATTGTGAATAAAGAAGGTCAAGTATTCGGCACGTTATGTGCTTTTGACCACAATCATTACCCATTCTCTTCAGAGGATCTTGAGCTTCTGGGTTCCCTTGCCGTGTATTTCAGCTATGCGGTGGATATGGATAATCAAATTGTTCAGCTTCAGAAAGCGGAAGCGGAAGCAAGCCGCACTTTACAAGAAAAGGCCAATTTACTAGCTTTCATGGGCCACGAGATCCGGAATCCGATGAACGGGATCATGGGAATGGCTGCTCTGTTGAACGATACGGAACTAAATGAAGAGCAAAGCGAGTATACGAAGCTTTTACTGAAGAGCGGCGATTCACTGCTGTCCGTCATGAACGATCTGTTGAATTACTCCCGAATAGACGCTTCGGAAATGGAACTTGACTTGATTGAGCTGAATATTCGCGTTGAATTGAACGAGTTAATGCAGCTATTTGCCAAGGAGGCGCAGCGTAAGGGAATTCATCTGAACTGCACGGTTGCGCCGGACATGCCGGACGTTCTTACTGCGGATGTGAATAAGCTAAGACAGATTCTCACGAATCTCCTGGGCAACGCTGTCAAGTTTACGGAGAACGGCGAAATTAGGGTTTCGGTGAGTTGGCAACGGAATGAAAACGAGAATCAGCTGTTAATTTCCGTGTCTGATACGGGTATCGGAATCCCGCCGTCCGCCATGCCCCGATTATTTGAACCGTTCGCGCAATTTCATTCGCAAGCGGATTATGGAGGAACCGGCCTCGGACTAGCCATCTGCAAACGACTCGTAGAGCGTATGTCCGGCTCAATCCAGCTTCAGGAAAAGGTCGGCCCAGGGACGGAGTTCACCTTCTCCATACGCGTACACGTTCCTGTACTTGCATGA
- a CDS encoding Fur family transcriptional regulator has product MTKINLTSQRKAILEVIQTRHDHPTAADIIEGLRERGFNFAYGTIYNSLRYLTDTGLIRELKLGEAVSRYDGRTEDHHHIVCSSCGRVDEVLCEPPAAWLKAVSAETSYQVREAQVVFEGVCEPCSKTKQ; this is encoded by the coding sequence ATGACCAAAATCAATCTTACCAGCCAACGCAAAGCAATCCTAGAAGTCATTCAGACCCGTCACGATCATCCTACCGCGGCTGATATCATTGAGGGTTTGCGGGAGCGCGGGTTTAATTTTGCATATGGCACCATTTATAATTCGCTCCGTTACCTGACGGACACAGGCTTGATCCGGGAACTGAAGCTGGGCGAAGCGGTCAGCCGCTATGACGGACGGACGGAAGACCACCACCACATCGTGTGCAGCAGCTGTGGACGGGTGGATGAAGTGTTGTGTGAACCGCCGGCCGCTTGGCTTAAGGCGGTATCTGCCGAAACGTCGTATCAAGTGCGCGAAGCGCAAGTGGTGTTCGAGGGGGTGTGCGAACCATGTTCCAAGACGAAGCAATGA
- a CDS encoding winged helix-turn-helix domain-containing protein: protein MFQDEAMNDDAMNDVTAPAAEAPFAQGAVCVQTSRIVVVTPFPERLQPLIAALSASCYDVLLFHRFEASVLSDFPVDGFILDFTAPEAAEGMMKLQAMAPDANRTARTLMLVNGELNEEASRSLAAWGELNLWPSGIDEMMGQVLRRIGAGRSDGGDGREQQRKGTVTVNPATVATESVRIFKDIELDPKKMAVYLQGKRIDLTKTEYELLLLFLESEGAVLSREDVMVRLWGDQFFGGSNVVDVHVKSLRKKLGDSPSSPTYIVTVRGVGYRLAD from the coding sequence ATGTTCCAAGACGAAGCAATGAACGATGATGCAATGAATGATGTTACGGCACCAGCGGCAGAAGCTCCGTTTGCGCAGGGAGCCGTGTGTGTGCAGACGAGCCGTATCGTTGTCGTGACGCCGTTTCCCGAGCGATTGCAGCCCCTGATCGCCGCGTTATCCGCGAGTTGTTATGATGTGCTGCTGTTTCATCGATTTGAGGCCTCCGTGTTATCGGATTTTCCGGTGGACGGATTCATCCTGGATTTTACCGCTCCTGAAGCGGCGGAGGGGATGATGAAGCTGCAGGCTATGGCGCCGGACGCGAACAGGACGGCACGCACATTGATGCTGGTGAACGGGGAGCTGAATGAGGAAGCCAGCCGGTCCCTGGCCGCATGGGGTGAGCTTAACCTGTGGCCTTCCGGCATAGACGAGATGATGGGGCAAGTGCTGCGTAGAATTGGGGCCGGAAGGAGTGACGGCGGCGACGGACGCGAACAACAACGCAAGGGCACCGTTACGGTGAATCCAGCGACAGTTGCCACGGAATCCGTTAGGATTTTCAAAGACATCGAGCTCGACCCGAAGAAAATGGCCGTCTATCTGCAAGGCAAGCGTATCGACCTGACAAAGACCGAGTATGAGCTGCTTTTGCTGTTCTTGGAGTCGGAGGGAGCGGTACTTTCAAGGGAAGATGTCATGGTGCGGCTATGGGGCGATCAGTTTTTCGGCGGCAGTAACGTAGTCGATGTTCATGTGAAGAGTTTACGCAAAAAGCTGGGGGATTCCCCCTCATCGCCAACCTATATCGTCACGGTGCGCGGAGTCGGGTATCGTTTGGCGGATTAA
- a CDS encoding glutathione peroxidase, translated as MPSLYDFNVRTIRGEAKPMSDYQGKVMLIVNTATKCGFAPQFKGLEKLHKTYKDQGLAVLGFPSNQFMKQEPGDDAQVAQACELNHGVTFPLFAKIDVNGPGAHPLYQYLTSQKRGFLGSKSIKWNFTKFLVDRNGTIVKRFKPTDTPEQIEAHLQKLLGLKTTV; from the coding sequence ATGCCATCTTTATACGATTTTAACGTCAGGACGATTCGAGGCGAAGCCAAGCCCATGTCCGACTATCAAGGTAAAGTGATGCTGATTGTGAATACGGCTACCAAGTGCGGCTTTGCTCCCCAGTTCAAGGGGTTGGAGAAGCTCCACAAAACTTACAAAGACCAAGGGCTTGCCGTATTGGGCTTCCCAAGCAATCAATTCATGAAGCAAGAGCCCGGCGATGATGCTCAAGTGGCGCAAGCGTGCGAATTGAATCATGGCGTTACGTTTCCCCTTTTTGCCAAAATTGATGTGAACGGCCCCGGCGCGCACCCGCTCTACCAATACTTGACGAGCCAAAAGCGCGGTTTTCTCGGCTCCAAGTCCATCAAGTGGAACTTCACCAAGTTCCTTGTGGATCGCAACGGCACCATTGTGAAGCGTTTCAAACCCACCGATACACCGGAACAGATCGAAGCCCATCTGCAAAAACTGTTGGGGTTAAAAACGACTGTGTAA
- a CDS encoding MarR family winged helix-turn-helix transcriptional regulator: protein MKRVEDDVLKLENQLCFSVYACSREIIKLYRPILDELGLTYTQYVTMLALWERDGVTVKELGQQLYLDSGTLTPLLKKLEGMGLVTRTREKADERNVNIGLTEKGAALKAQAQEVPDKLFGIAGIELKEALEVQAKVKSMLKKMQDFQGK, encoded by the coding sequence ATGAAGAGGGTGGAGGACGATGTGCTGAAGTTGGAGAACCAGCTTTGTTTCTCGGTGTATGCTTGCTCGCGTGAGATTATTAAGCTGTATCGGCCGATTCTGGATGAGTTGGGCTTGACCTATACGCAGTATGTCACGATGTTGGCGCTGTGGGAACGCGATGGTGTGACGGTGAAAGAGCTGGGTCAGCAGTTATATTTGGATTCGGGGACGTTGACACCGCTGCTTAAGAAGCTGGAAGGCATGGGCCTCGTTACCCGTACTCGGGAGAAGGCGGATGAGCGGAATGTGAACATCGGGTTGACCGAGAAAGGCGCGGCCTTGAAAGCACAAGCGCAGGAAGTGCCTGACAAGCTGTTTGGGATCGCGGGGATTGAACTTAAAGAAGCGCTTGAGGTGCAGGCTAAGGTGAAGAGCATGCTGAAGAAGATGCAGGATTTTCAAGGAAAATGA
- a CDS encoding VOC family protein, giving the protein MTMTNQILIQGIGQVSVPVRNLEASLGFYRDVLGLPVLMAQHNMAILDCGGIHLLLSLPENEEHEGAGSTLYFNVSDIQASFEGLRSQDVSVVGAPHKVGDLGSVEVWLAFFKDPDGNLQALRGEVVKG; this is encoded by the coding sequence ATGACTATGACCAACCAGATTTTGATTCAAGGCATCGGCCAAGTTTCCGTTCCTGTTCGTAACTTGGAGGCTTCGCTCGGATTCTATCGGGATGTGCTGGGTTTGCCTGTGCTTATGGCTCAACATAATATGGCGATTCTGGACTGCGGCGGGATTCATCTGCTTCTCAGCTTGCCGGAGAATGAAGAGCATGAAGGTGCGGGGTCTACGCTTTATTTCAATGTGAGTGACATTCAGGCGTCGTTCGAGGGGCTTCGTTCGCAGGATGTGTCTGTGGTCGGCGCGCCGCATAAGGTGGGGGATTTGGGGTCCGTGGAAGTGTGGCTGGCGTTCTTCAAGGACCCGGACGGCAATCTCCAGGCTCTGCGGGGCGAGGTTGTGAAGGGTTAA
- a CDS encoding MarR family winged helix-turn-helix transcriptional regulator, with protein MDTHLLNQIIDRYFTSTFTVNRIMNSLITDRMPQNLTADQYCILKYIGEQQNCTSSELSEVFLVGKSSITAMVNRLKDKNLLTRTPDEKDRRVIYLSLTPEGERLAVGLKETIEDLLRKYMVHFEEGEALAFIKTFEKLERLLSEDEGGTNTR; from the coding sequence ATGGATACCCACTTGCTCAACCAGATCATCGACCGGTATTTCACATCCACGTTCACGGTGAACCGGATTATGAACTCCCTGATTACGGACCGGATGCCCCAGAATCTGACCGCAGACCAATACTGCATCCTGAAATATATTGGGGAGCAGCAGAACTGCACATCATCAGAGCTGTCCGAGGTCTTTCTCGTAGGCAAAAGTTCCATCACCGCCATGGTGAACCGGCTCAAGGACAAAAATTTGCTGACTCGCACTCCCGATGAGAAAGACCGCCGCGTAATCTATCTGTCGCTGACGCCCGAGGGTGAACGGCTGGCGGTAGGGCTTAAGGAAACGATCGAAGATTTGCTTCGCAAGTATATGGTGCATTTTGAAGAGGGGGAGGCGCTGGCTTTCATTAAAACGTTCGAGAAGCTGGAGCGCTTGCTGTCCGAAGATGAGGGAGGAACGAATACAAGATGA